The Brassica napus cultivar Da-Ae chromosome C7, Da-Ae, whole genome shotgun sequence genome has a segment encoding these proteins:
- the LOC106410768 gene encoding 40S ribosomal protein S25-4: protein MAPKKDKVPPPSSKPAKSGGGKQKKKKWSKGKQKEKVNNMVLFDQATYDKLLTEAPKFKLITPSILSDRMRINGSLARRAIRELMAKGVIRMVAAHSSQQIYTRATNT, encoded by the exons ATG GCGCCGAAGAAGGACAAGGTTCCGCCGCCGTCATCTAAGCCTGCGAAATCCGGAGGAgggaagcagaagaagaag AAGTGGAGCAAGGGAAAGCAAAAGGAGAAGGTGAACAACATGGTCTTGTTTGATCAGGCTACTTACGACAAGCTTCTCACCGAAGCTCCCAAGTTCAAGCTCATCACCCCTTCCATTCTCTCCGACCGTATGAGG ATTAACGGGTCTCTAGCAAGGAGGGCTATTAGGGAGCTGATGGCCAAAGGTGTGATCAGGATGGTCGCTGCTCACTCGAGTCAGCAGATCTACACTCGTGCCACCAACACCTAA
- the LOC106411122 gene encoding uncharacterized protein LOC106411122 gives MDSFTTQKTKPRKTKRLAKKSRVQIILDIVSRAIETIVVLVTVSKLCYQLVVTFHDSGVAAVILANRNLAFLVGNAIVITLIANSGLLWNQEAVSKYKSNDLYVEFVRESSRREGVPRSAMRNRAKQSEAENEAKQSITETRPKQSEAEEETQNITENVAKQSISEKRVKRGITKQSTSVKKMEKQSIVEPQETTVKNMEKQSLSEERQQIQSYQRSKSENMEGLKKSYCGRLRRSETDASSERIDSDDELRFKIESFIAKQRRNQNDD, from the coding sequence ATGGATTCTTTTACCACTCAGAAAACTAAACCAAGAAAGACAAAGAGGCTTGCCAAAAAGTCTCGTGTTCAGATAATCTTGGATATCGTTTCTCGGGCGATCGAGACAATTGTTGTTCTGGTTACGGTTTCTAAGCTCTGCTACCAGCTCGTTGTGACGTTTCATGATTCTGGTGTCGCTGCGGTTATTCTCGCAAACCGTAATCTCGCGTTTCTTGTAGGAAACGCGATAGTCATCACTCTAATCGCGAATTCCGGCCTTCTCTGGAATCAAGAAGCTGTTTCGAAGTACAAAAGCAACGATCTTTACGTGGAGTTTGTTCGGGAGAGCTCAAGGAGAGAAGGAGTTCCACGGTCCGCGATGAGAAACAGAGCAAAACAGAGCGAAGCAGAGAACGAGGCTAAACAGAGCATAACCGAAACCAGACCAAAACAGAGTGAAGCAGAGGAAGAAACACAGAACATAACTGAGAACGTAGCAAAACAGAGCATTTCTGAGAAGAGAGTGAAAAGAGGCATAACAAAACAGAGCACTTcagtgaagaagatggagaaacaaAGCATAGTTGAGCCTCAGGAGACAACTGTGAAGAATATGGAGAAACAGAGTTTGTCTGAGGAGAGGCAGCAAATTCAAAGTTACCAACGAAGCAAGTCAGAGAATATGGAGGGTTTAAAGAAGAGTTATTGTGGAAGATTAAGGAGATCGGAGACGGATGCGTCTTCTGAAAGAATTGATTCTGACGACGAACTCCGATTCAAGATCGAGTCTTTCATTGCCAAGCAGAGGAGAAATCAGAATGATGATTAG